Proteins encoded by one window of Leishmania mexicana MHOM/GT/2001/U1103 complete genome, chromosome 23:
- a CDS encoding hydrophilic acylated surface protein a: MGSSCTKDSTKEPEKRADNIDTTTRSDEKNDQKADGDAGNNEGEHHVGEGGDGDGAGNGNHPKEDTAAN; encoded by the coding sequence ATGGGAAGCTCGTGCACGAAGGACTCCACAAAGGAGCCCGAGAAGCGTGCCGATAACATCGATACAACCACTCGAAGTGATGAGAAGAACGACCAGAAGGCGGATGGGGATGCGGGCAACAACGAGGGTGAACACCacgtgggtgaggggggtgacggcgacggggcTGGTAATGGTAATCACCCGAAGGAGGACACTGCCGCCAACTAG
- a CDS encoding small hydrophilic endoplasmic reticulum-associated protein (sherp), whose translation MNQETRDQMSNVAAETSDNAHNKIQELKDGVSNKAAVAGDAVGNTIESIKDKISGGS comes from the coding sequence ATGAACCAGGAGACAAGGGACCAGATGAGCAACGTCGCGGCGGAGACGAGCGACAATGCGCACAACAAGATCCAGGAGCTGAAGGATGGTGTGAGCAACAAGGCTGCAGTGGCCGGTGACGCAGTGGGGAACACGATTGAAAGCATCAAGGACAAGATAAGCGGGGGCTCGTAA
- a CDS encoding hydrophilic surface protein codes for MGSSCTKDSTKEPEKRTDNIDTTTGSNKKDGGHDHHQRTDGDGEKNDHDGEKADGDAGKHDDDHHQKTDGDGEKNDHDGEKADGDAGKHDDDHHQKTDGDGEKNDHDGEKADGDAGKHDDDHHQKTDGDGEKNDHDGEKADGDAGKHDDDDHHQKTDGDGEKNDHDGEKADGDAGNNEGEHHVGEGGDGDGAGNGNHPKEDTAAN; via the coding sequence ATGGGAAGCTCGTGCACGAAGGACTCCACAAAGGAGCCCGAGAAGCGTACCGATAACATCGATACAACCACTGGAAGCAACAAGAAGGACGGTggccacgaccaccaccagaggACGGATGGCGATGGGGAGAAGAACGACCACGATGGCGAGAAAGCCGATGGGGATGCGGGCaagcacgacgacgaccaccaccagaagACGGATGGCGATGGGGAGAAGAACGACCACGATGGCGAGAAAGCCGATGGGGATGCGGGCaagcacgacgacgaccaccaccagaagACGGATGGCGATGGGGAGAAGAACGACCACGATGGCGAGAAAGCCGATGGGGATGCGGGCaagcacgacgacgaccaccaccagaagACGGATGGCGATGGGGAGAAGAACGACCACGATGGCGAGAAAGCCGATGGGGATGCGGGCaagcacgacgacgacgaccaccaccagaagACGGATGGCGATGGGGAGAAGAACGACCACGATGGCGAGAAAGCCGATGGGGATGCGGGCAACAACGAGGGTGAACACCacgtgggtgaggggggtgacggcgacggggcTGGTAATGGTAATCACCCGAAGGAGGACACTGCCGCCAACTAG